One genomic window of Xanthobacter dioxanivorans includes the following:
- the mdcC gene encoding malonate decarboxylase acyl carrier protein encodes METLRFRHTTRGPAAGMIRSALVGVVGSGNLEVLLERMLQATECTVEIVTPVRGYDEVWEAVIADFVERASPGGLRISINDGGARPDTVMLRLLQGARTMEVGND; translated from the coding sequence ATGGAAACCCTCAGATTCCGCCACACGACACGTGGCCCCGCCGCCGGCATGATCCGTAGCGCCCTCGTCGGCGTCGTCGGCTCCGGCAATCTCGAAGTGCTGCTGGAGCGCATGCTCCAGGCGACCGAATGCACGGTGGAGATCGTCACCCCGGTGCGTGGCTATGACGAGGTGTGGGAGGCGGTCATCGCCGACTTCGTCGAGCGCGCCTCGCCCGGCGGCCTGCGCATCTCGATTAATGACGGCGGCGCCCGGCCCGACACGGTGATGCTCCGGCTGTTGCAGGGCGCGCGGACCATGGAGGTCGGCAATGACTGA
- the mdcA gene encoding malonate decarboxylase subunit alpha encodes MTAISNSPSQRAWDTARQSRDQRLSAASPYARGKLASPEDATKLLEAVVRPGDRVCLEGDNQKQADFLAARLAAVDPSVVKDLHVVQSGVVLSEHLDLFEAGIARKLDFSYSGPQGAAIARALKAGKIELGAVHTYIELFSRYFVDLTPHVALTVARAADRDGNLYMGPNTEDSPVVIEATAFKQGIVIAQVNELVDTVPRVDVPGDRVDFVVLAPSHFYVEPLFTRDPAQITETQILSAMLAIKGIYAPYGVKRLNHGIGFNTAAIELILPTYAERLGLKGKIATHFALNPHPTLIPAIETGWVEQVHSFGSEVGMDDYMRARPDIFFAGRDGSMASNRMYCQSAGLYATDLFIGSTLQIDLQGNSSTFTRDRIAGFGGAPNMGSDPRGRRHASDAWLKAGREAAGDARALPRGRKLVVQIVETFGDKMAPTFVESLDSIELAKSLDLALPPVMIYGDDVSHIITEEGMANLLLCRTPYEREQAIRGVAGYTDVGRARDRKTVEELRARKVIQRPEDLGIDPLNANKSLLAARSIKELMHWSGDLYDPPHKFRNW; translated from the coding sequence ATGACTGCCATATCGAACAGTCCATCGCAACGCGCATGGGATACGGCCCGCCAATCGCGCGACCAGCGCCTGTCGGCGGCCAGCCCCTATGCCAGGGGGAAGCTGGCCTCCCCCGAGGATGCGACGAAGCTCCTGGAGGCGGTGGTGCGCCCCGGAGACCGGGTCTGCCTGGAAGGTGACAACCAGAAGCAGGCGGACTTCCTCGCCGCCCGGCTGGCCGCGGTTGATCCCTCCGTGGTGAAGGATCTCCATGTGGTGCAGTCCGGCGTGGTTCTCTCCGAGCATCTCGATCTGTTCGAGGCCGGCATCGCGCGAAAGCTGGACTTCTCCTATTCCGGCCCGCAGGGCGCGGCGATTGCGAGGGCGCTCAAGGCCGGCAAGATCGAGCTCGGGGCGGTCCATACCTATATCGAGCTGTTCTCGCGCTATTTCGTCGATCTCACCCCCCATGTCGCGCTCACCGTGGCGCGCGCAGCGGATCGCGACGGCAACCTCTATATGGGGCCGAACACCGAAGATTCGCCCGTGGTCATCGAGGCGACCGCCTTCAAGCAGGGTATCGTCATCGCCCAGGTGAACGAACTGGTGGACACGGTGCCGCGTGTCGACGTGCCGGGCGACCGGGTGGACTTCGTCGTGCTCGCGCCGTCGCATTTCTATGTGGAGCCGCTGTTCACACGCGATCCGGCGCAGATCACCGAAACGCAGATCCTCAGCGCCATGCTGGCGATCAAGGGCATCTACGCACCCTACGGCGTGAAGCGCCTGAACCACGGCATCGGCTTCAACACGGCGGCGATCGAACTGATCCTGCCCACCTATGCCGAGAGGCTGGGGCTGAAGGGCAAGATCGCCACGCATTTCGCCCTGAACCCGCATCCGACCCTGATCCCGGCCATCGAGACCGGCTGGGTCGAGCAGGTGCACAGCTTCGGCTCCGAAGTCGGCATGGACGACTACATGCGCGCGCGGCCGGACATCTTCTTCGCCGGCCGCGATGGCTCCATGGCCTCGAACCGCATGTATTGCCAGTCGGCCGGCCTCTACGCGACCGATCTGTTCATCGGCTCGACGCTGCAGATCGACCTGCAGGGCAATTCCTCCACCTTCACCCGCGACCGCATCGCCGGCTTCGGCGGTGCTCCGAACATGGGCTCGGACCCGCGCGGGCGGCGGCATGCCAGCGACGCCTGGCTCAAGGCCGGGCGCGAGGCGGCGGGCGACGCGCGGGCGCTGCCGCGCGGGCGAAAACTCGTCGTGCAGATCGTCGAGACCTTCGGCGATAAGATGGCGCCGACCTTCGTCGAGAGCCTGGACAGCATCGAGCTGGCGAAATCCCTCGATCTCGCCTTGCCGCCGGTGATGATCTATGGCGACGACGTCTCCCACATCATCACCGAGGAGGGCATGGCCAACCTCCTTCTGTGCCGCACGCCTTATGAGCGCGAGCAAGCGATCCGGGGCGTGGCGGGCTATACCGATGTCGGGCGTGCGCGGGACCGCAAGACGGTCGAGGAATTGCGCGCGCGCAAGGTGATCCAGCGGCCCGAGGATCTCGGCATCGACCCGTTGAATGCCAATAAGAGCCTGCTTGCCGCGCGCTCCATCAAGGAGCTGATGCATTGGTCGGGCGATCTCTACGACCCGCCCCACAAATTCCGCAACTGGTGA
- the mdcG gene encoding malonate decarboxylase holo-[acyl-carrier-protein] synthase, translating into MLAATNGLDALAGEARQLVEGWAGRGWPVIVRRCGVNDGDDVAVGLPLPPGLGKLRLGFFLPADSGMKAVAAVSPAEAARSALAPLRPQLVAVAALGARLGLRSSVFGALLWQHLTGLAYLRPGSDIDLLWPAPRPDRLDELLENLVALDTAGPARLDGEIVLPTGEAVNWRELHSQLVRSGGTVLVKSMHGAELRCARRLFA; encoded by the coding sequence ATGCTCGCCGCCACGAATGGCCTCGACGCTCTCGCTGGGGAGGCCCGGCAACTGGTCGAGGGCTGGGCCGGGCGCGGTTGGCCGGTGATCGTGCGCCGCTGCGGCGTGAACGACGGGGACGACGTCGCGGTCGGACTGCCGCTGCCGCCCGGGCTCGGCAAGCTGAGGCTCGGCTTCTTCCTTCCCGCCGACAGCGGGATGAAGGCCGTCGCGGCCGTCTCACCGGCCGAGGCCGCACGCTCGGCCCTCGCCCCCCTGCGGCCACAGCTGGTGGCCGTCGCGGCCCTCGGGGCTCGGCTTGGATTGCGGTCATCCGTCTTCGGGGCGCTGCTCTGGCAACATCTGACGGGGCTCGCCTATCTGCGGCCCGGCTCGGATATCGATCTGCTCTGGCCGGCGCCGCGCCCAGATAGGCTGGACGAATTGCTGGAAAATCTCGTTGCGCTCGATACCGCGGGTCCGGCCCGGCTTGATGGCGAGATCGTCCTGCCCACCGGCGAAGCCGTGAACTGGCGCGAGCTGCACAGTCAGCTTGTCCGCTCGGGCGGCACAGTCCTGGTCAAATCCATGCACGGAGCGGAACTCAGATGCGCACGACGCCTCTTCGCGTGA
- a CDS encoding biotin-independent malonate decarboxylase subunit beta: MTDMRHIEAGSVSWFLSTARERLTRLLDQGSFTEFLPPTERVQSPHLALFDLPAAFDDGMIVGRGRLEGRDVLVAGQEGQFMGGTFAEVSGAKLVGLLRAARDDAKLPRTVLLLLDSGGVRLQEANAGELAVAEVMRAIVEARAAGVAVIALVGGRAGAFGGAGLTAATCSAIAISEQGRTGVTGPEVIETNKGVEEFDSQDKALVWSVTGGRTRRLIGGADAYVDDSIAGFRGAALALMDRAPTFDLATLKAEQARLAVRAERLGACNASTEMWATLGVPDPQAIGNMDDNAFRAVVAGVEGTDHDAR; the protein is encoded by the coding sequence ATGACTGACATGCGCCACATCGAAGCCGGCTCCGTGAGCTGGTTCCTCTCAACCGCCCGCGAGCGCCTTACGCGGCTGCTCGATCAGGGCAGCTTCACCGAATTCCTGCCGCCGACCGAACGGGTACAGAGCCCGCACCTTGCCTTGTTCGACCTGCCGGCGGCCTTCGACGACGGCATGATCGTCGGGCGCGGGCGGCTTGAAGGGCGCGACGTGCTGGTGGCCGGGCAGGAAGGCCAGTTCATGGGGGGCACCTTCGCCGAGGTCAGCGGCGCCAAGCTCGTCGGCCTGCTGCGCGCGGCGCGCGACGATGCGAAGCTGCCGCGTACGGTGCTCCTGCTGCTGGACAGCGGTGGGGTGAGGCTTCAGGAGGCCAATGCGGGCGAGCTCGCCGTCGCCGAGGTGATGCGCGCCATCGTGGAGGCACGGGCCGCCGGGGTCGCTGTGATCGCGCTGGTGGGCGGGCGGGCGGGCGCCTTCGGTGGCGCCGGGCTCACCGCCGCCACCTGCTCGGCCATCGCCATCTCCGAGCAGGGGCGCACAGGTGTCACGGGCCCAGAGGTGATCGAGACCAACAAAGGCGTCGAGGAATTCGACTCGCAGGACAAGGCCCTGGTCTGGAGCGTGACCGGCGGGCGCACCCGGCGCCTCATCGGCGGCGCAGATGCCTATGTCGATGACAGCATCGCCGGCTTCCGGGGAGCTGCCCTTGCCCTCATGGATCGGGCCCCGACCTTCGATCTCGCGACGCTCAAGGCGGAGCAGGCGCGGCTCGCCGTGCGGGCCGAGCGGCTTGGGGCGTGCAACGCGTCGACGGAGATGTGGGCCACCCTCGGCGTCCCCGATCCGCAGGCTATCGGCAATATGGACGACAACGCCTTCCGGGCGGTGGTCGCGGGCGTGGAAGGAACAGATCATGACGCTCGATGA
- a CDS encoding biotin-independent malonate decarboxylase subunit gamma — translation MTLDEILDSLFPAGHVIARHADHLFLGTGKRADGGTVEVIGITDGEALGITGILPLADRVLDIIAAGGTAPILVVVDTQGQLMSRHDEMLGLNEYLAHLAKCLLLASRSGHPTVGLNYGKAAAGAFLATAGATDILIGLPGAEPAVMDLPSMARVTKLPQAKLEELSKTTPVFAPGLASMTAVGAVSEVWDPAKPLADQFEATLAAMPAHDVRDTLGAARGGRPVAAQIARRVADQACGVHHA, via the coding sequence ATGACGCTCGATGAGATCCTGGACAGCCTTTTTCCTGCGGGCCATGTCATCGCTCGCCATGCCGATCATCTGTTCCTCGGCACCGGCAAGCGCGCCGATGGCGGCACGGTTGAGGTGATCGGCATCACCGACGGCGAAGCGCTCGGCATCACCGGCATCCTGCCGCTGGCGGATCGCGTGCTCGACATCATTGCTGCGGGCGGCACGGCGCCGATCCTGGTGGTCGTCGACACCCAGGGACAGCTCATGTCCCGCCACGACGAGATGCTCGGCCTCAATGAATATCTGGCTCATCTGGCGAAATGCTTGCTCCTGGCGAGCCGGAGCGGCCATCCCACCGTCGGGCTGAACTATGGCAAGGCCGCCGCCGGGGCCTTCCTCGCCACGGCCGGCGCCACGGACATCCTTATCGGCCTGCCCGGCGCCGAGCCGGCGGTGATGGACCTGCCTTCGATGGCGCGGGTGACCAAGCTGCCGCAGGCGAAGCTGGAGGAACTCTCCAAGACGACGCCGGTCTTCGCACCGGGTCTTGCATCCATGACGGCGGTGGGGGCGGTGTCGGAGGTGTGGGATCCTGCCAAGCCTCTAGCGGACCAGTTCGAAGCAACGCTGGCCGCTATGCCCGCCCACGATGTCCGGGACACGCTCGGCGCCGCGCGCGGCGGTCGCCCCGTCGCGGCGCAGATCGCGCGGCGCGTGGCGGACCAGGCCTGCGGTGTCCACCATGCCTAG